Within the Streptosporangium album genome, the region GCAGGTCGAGATGACCGCCGAGCGGGTCTGGGTGCACGCGTTCGGCATGAGCGAGCAACTCCCCGTCTCCACCTTCGTCGAGGCAACGGTCGGCCGGCTGCCGGACGGCCACCCGCTCGACCGCAGGCTCAAGGCCGCGCTGCGCTGCCTGGCCTGAGTCCCCCGGCCAACCCCAAGTGGATCGCCCTCATGATCGCGGGCACCGCCGGACCGTCGGTCATCCGCGAGGTGGTGGCCGACTCCACACGGATGGAGCGGACGGACAGGCGCGCCCGACCGGCGGCGTCGGCTGGAAAGCCATCCCGGCACCGCCGTCCACGGCAGCCGCCGAGTGCCACTGACATTTACCTTGGCGTTCGACGCCTCCGTTCGCGAGGGCAGGGGTTACTTACTACTACCGTGAATGAAGCTAATTTTCTAGAGGTTATGACAGAAAGAAATTTTCTTCCCGTCCCTTATTGACCGGAACGACTCTTCATCGGGAAGCTTTTGAGCACAGTCGAGGCGAAAGGACCCGATGGTGACGGTCACTGTGCGCGCTTTTGCCCGAGGAGACGAGTCCTCCTTGCTCGATGGGTGGAACCGGAGCCTCCCCGCCGATCCCACGACGGCCCGCTGGTTGCGGGACTGCGTGCTTCTCGATCCCAACTTCGACCCGGCCGGGTTGCGTGTCGCCGTCCTGGCCGGTGAGGTCGTGGGGGCCGCCTACGCCGTACGGCGGCTGACCCCGCTCGCCGGGACGGACCTCGATCCGGAGACCGGCTGGATCCCCTTCTTCTTCGTCGCCCCCGAGCACCGCGGCGGCGGCCTCGGCCGCAGACTGCTCCGGGAGGCGCTGGACTTCCTCCGCGAGGACGGCCGCAGCCAGGTCGACTTCGCCTCCTACACGCCGAATTACGTCCTGCCCGGAATCGATCCGCAGGCCTATCCCGACGGCCACCGGCTCCTGACGGACCTCGGTTTCACGACGCTCTACTCACCGGTGGCCATGGACCGCGGCCTGGTCGGCTACGTCACGCCGGACGAGGTCCACGAGCTCCGGGCCAGGCGGGCCGGTGAAGGTTACGACTTCCGCAGCCCGCAGGACGGGGAGCTGCCCGAGCTGATCCGGTTCGCCGCCGACGTCTTCAACCCCGACTGGGGCGAGGCGCTCAGGAACGCCGTCCTCGGCGGCATCCCCCGCGAGCGCATCCTGATCGCCCGCAGGGACGGGATCGTGGGGTTCGCGATGCATGGGGCCTACCGCGGCGTCCCCGAGCGGTTCGGCCCGTTCGGCGTCGACCCCGCCGAGCGCGGCACCGGGCTCGGCAAGATCCTGCTGCACGCCACGATGACCCGGATGCGCGCCGAGGGACTGCACTCGTCGTGGTTCCTGTGGACCGGCGAGGCCAGCCCCGCGGGCCACCTGTACACGAAGGCCGGTTACTCGGTCACCAGGAGATTCCACGTCATGAGGTGGCGGGCGGAGGAGCGCGGCGAGGTCACCGGCTGACAGGGCACGGCTTAGGAGGACGCATGACCCATGTTCTGGCCATCGGCGCCCACGCGGGCGACATGGACCTGACGGCGGGCGCCGTACTCGCCCAGCACGTCCAGGCGGGAGACCAGGCCACCCTGCTGCACCTGACGCTCGGCGAACGGGGCCACCCCCGGATACCCGTCGCCGAGTACGCCGAGCAGAAACGGGACGAGGCGGAAGGTTTCGCGGCGGCGATCGGCGCGGGCGTCCGGTTCCTCGACTACGAGGACGGCCTGCTCCCCGAGGACGAGGACGTCAAGATGCGGGTCGGCGACCTGATCAGGGAGCTGCGGCCGGACGTCATCCTGACGCACTGGAGCGAGAGCATCCACAAGGACCACGCCCGCACCCACCGCATCGTGCTGGACGCCCGCTTCTACGGCGGGCTCCGGACCCTGGAACGCGAGCTGCCCGCGTACTGGGCGGGAGAGCTCTACTACGCCGACAACTGGGAGGACGCCGAGGGCTACCGGCCCGACGTCTCCGTCGAGCTGACCGAGGAGGCCTACGAGGTCTGGTCGCGGGCCATCACCGGTTACGCGTTCGCCCGCGGCGAGACCTACGGCTTCCCCTACGTCGACTACTACCGCGCCCTCACGATCGTGCGCGGGGCCCCCGCCGGGGTCCGGCGGGCGCAGGCGTTCGCGGCGCCCAAGGGCTCCCGCGACCTCCGGACACGCTTCTTCGGAAAGGGAACCGCCGCATGACCTCGCACCGCCGACAACGATCCCGCACCCCGATACGCCTCCTGCCGGCCGCGCTCGTGGCCGCCCTGGTCCTGGCCGGCTGCTCCGGCGCGCCCCCGGAGAGGGGAGCCGCCGCCGGAGACGCCCCTCCGCTCGTGATCCACGCCATCGACGCCGGTTCCTTCCAGGAGGACTTCAACCCCTTTCACCTCGAAGGGGTGAACTTAGGCAGCACCGGGATGATCTACGAGACGCTGGAGTTCATCAACAAGCTCAAGCCCGGCGAGAGCACCCCCTGGCTGGCCACCGGGCACGAATGGTCCGACAAGGGCAAGACCCTGACCCTCACCCTGCGCCAGGGGGTGAAGTGGACCGACGGCACGCCGTTCACCGCCGACGATGTGGCCTTCACCTTCGACACGCTGAAGAAGCACCCCGAGCTCAACACGGCAGCCCTCGACCTGAAGGGCACCACGGTGCTCGCCCCCGACAAGGTCGAGATCGACTTCGGCTCGACGTCGTACGCCAAGTTGTACAACATCACCGGCAACCGGCCGATCGTGGCCAAGCACCTGTTCGAGAAGGAGAACCCGGTCACCTTCACCAATCCCAAGCCGGTCGGCACCGGGCCGTACATGCTCTCGTCGTTCTCCTCCCAGCTCTACGAGATGAAGAAGAATCCCGCCTACTGGCAGCCGGGCAAGCCCGTGGTGCCGACCCTGCGCTTCCCGGCCTACACCGCCAACGCCGTGCAGACCGGGCTGCAGCAGGGGGAGATCGACTGGGCCGGCGCCTTCGTGCCCGACATCGACAAGATCTACGTCCAGGGACAGCCGGAGACCAACAAGTACTACTTCCCGCCCGAGGGGCTGGTCTCGCTCTATCTCAACCTGACCAAGCCGGCCTTCGCCAAGCCCGAGGTACGGCAGGCGATCAGCCTCGCGGTCGACCGGGATCGGATCGTCAAGGTCGCCGAACGCGGCTACACCACCGTGGCGCACCCGAGCGGCGTGTCGATGCCGGGCGGTGACGCCTACCTGCCGCCCGAGCACAAGGACGCCGCATACTCCGTCGACGTGGAGAAGGCCAAGCAGTTGCTCCAGCAGTCGGGCGTGGAGTCGTCCGAGCTGTCCTTCACGCTGCTGGTGCCCTCTCCCTTCACCGACTGGGTGAACGCCGCCCAGCTCATCCGGGAGGACCTGGCCAAGATCGGGATCAAGGTCGAGACGCGGGGCGTGGCCTTCCAGGACTGGGTCTCCAAGGTCGGCAAGGGCACCTACGACATGACGATCCGCGGCACGCCCGGTGGGCCCACCCCGTACCTCACGCTGCGCACGCTGCTCGACGGAGGCCTGGCCAAGCCGGTCGGGACCTCGACCTCGGGCAACTACGAGCGCTGGAAGGACGGGGAGACCGACAGGCTGATCGCCGACTACACCGCGACCGACGACCAGGCCGCGCAGGAGCGGGCCGTCCAGGGGCTCGGAAAGATCATGGTGGAGAAGGTCCCCGTCCTCCCGCTGTTCTACAGCCCCTCCTGGGCCCAGTACCGCACCGACAAGTACGTCGGCTGGCCCAGCGAGCAGGATCCGTACGCGATGCCCTCGCCGTACACCTCACCCGACGCGGCGGTGGTCCTGCTCCACCTCCGGCCGGCGGGCACGTGAGGTTCCTCGCCAGGCGGCTCGGGTTCTACCTCCTGACGGCCTGGGCCGCCGTCACCCTCAACTTCCTCATCCCCCGGCTGATGCCGGGGGACCCGGTCGACCTGCTGGTGGCCCGGCTGAAGGGCAACGTCGACCCGGCCGCGATCGACGCGATGAAGCGCGCGTTCGGGATCAGCGACGCCGGCGTCTGGCAGCAGTACCTCGACTACCTGGGGAACCTGCTCCACGGCGAGCTGGGCCGGTCGATCACGTTCTTCCCCGCCGAGGTGTCCACGATCATCGCCGGCAGCCTGCCGTGGACGATCGGCCTGGTCGGGGTCGCCACCCTGCTCAGCTATCTGCTGGGCACCTTCCTCGGCGTGATCGTCGCGTGGAAGCGGGGGAGCTGGCTCGACGGGGTGCTGCCCGCCACCACGTTCATGCACGCCGTGCCGTACTTCTGGGTGGCCCTGGCGCTGGTGTTCGTCTTCGGCGTGACGCTGCGGTGGTTCCCGGTGAGCCGCGCCTACGGCCTGGACGTCATGCCCGCCTTCGACGGCCCGTTCGTGTCGAGCGTGCTCTACCACGCGGCGCTGCCGGCCATCACGATCGTGATCGCCTCGATGGCCGACCGCATCCTCGGGATGCGCAACGTCATGGTCACCACGCTGGGTGAGGACTACGTGGTGATGGCCGAGGCCAAGGGGCTCACCAGCCGCCGGGTCATGTGGGCCTACGCCGCCCGCAACGCGATCCTGCCCAACATCACCAGCTTCGCCCTGTCGCTCGGGTTCGTGGTCGGCGGCTCGGTGCTCACCGAGATCGTCTTCTCCTATCCGGGCATCGGCTCGATGCTGCTCAAGGGGGTGGAGAACGAGGACTTCCCGCTGATGCAGGGCATCTTCCTGGTCATCTCGCTGGCGGTGCTGGCCGCCAACCTCCTCGCGGACCTGGCCTACGTCGTGCTCGACCCCCGCACCCGGCAGGAGGCCTGACATGCGCTCGTGGAAGATCAGGATCGGCCTGCTGATCCTCGCCTTCTTCGCCCTGATGGCGATCTTCGGACCGCTGCTGCTCACCGGCGACCCGTCCGCCACCGGCGGCGAGGCGCTGGCGGGGCCGTCGGCCGAGCACTGGCTCGGCACCACGCAGACCGGCCAGGACATCCTCCTGCAGGTCGTGCACGGCTCCCGCGTCTCGCTGGGCGTGGGGGTGCTGTCGGCCGTGATCGCCACCGCCGTGTCGATCGCCGTCGGCCTCGTCGGCGGCTACTTCGGCGGCGTCGTCGACGAGGCGCTCTCGGTGCTCACTAACATCTTCCTGGTGCTCCCGGCGCTGCCGCTGGTGATCGTGCTCGCGGGCTACCTGCCCCAGCGCGGTGTCACCTCGGTCGCGGTCGTCATCGCGGCGACCGGCTGGGCCTGGGGCGCCCGCGTCCTGCGCGCGCAGACGCTGTCCATCCGCCGCCGCGACTTCGTCGAGGCGGCCAGGGCCGGCGGCGAGAGGCCGCTGAGGATCATCTTCTACGAGATCCTCCCGGTGGAGCTGCCGGTGATCGCCACCAGCTTCCTGGCCACCGTGGTGGCCGCGATCCTCGCCGAGGCGGGACTGTCCTTCCTCGGGCTGGCCGACCTGTCCACCGTCAGCTGGGGGAGCATGCTCTACTTCGCGCAGAACGGCCAGGCCCTGCTCGTCGGCGCGTGGTGGTGGTTCATCCCGCCGGGCCTGTGCATCGCGCTCGTCGGCGCCGGGCTCGGACTGATGAACTTCGGCATCGACGAGATCGCCAACCCCCGGCTGCGGACCGTACGGGCGCCCCGGCGCCCCCGCCGCGAATCCGCCGCGGTGCTGGAGACCGCGGGAGAGGTGGGCCCGTGAACATCCTTGAGACCGGGGGAGAGGTGAGCGCGTGAACATCCTTGAGATCCGCGGCCTCAGCGTGGACTACCTGTCGGCGGGTGGCACCGTGCACGCGGTCGACGACGTCTCGCTGGACCTGCGGCGCGGTGAGATCCTCGGGGTCGCGGGGGAGAGCGGCAGCGGCAAGTCGACGCTGGCGCACGCCCTCGGACGGCTGCTGCGGCCCCCGGCCGTGGTCACCGGCGGTTCCGTGCTCTACCACCGGGCCGGCGGCGGCCCCGTCGACGTCCTGGAGCTCGACCGTGCGGCGCTGCGGGCGTTCCGCTGGAAGGAGCTCGCGATCGTCTTCCAGAGCGCGATGAACTCCCTCAACCCGGTGAGCACCATCGGCGCCCAGATCGACGATGTGCTGCGCATCCACGAACGCGACCTGCCGCGCAAGGTCCGGACCGAACGGGCGGCCGAGCTGCTGCGCCGGGTCGGCATCGGCGCCGACCGGCTGCGCAGCTACCCTCACGAGCTCTCCGGAGGCATGCGCCAGCGTGCCGTGATCGCCATCGCGCTCGCCCTCAACCCGGAGATCATCATCATGGACGAGCCGACGACCGCCCTCGACGTGGTCGTCCAGCGTGACATCCTGCACGAGATCCGGGCACTGAAGGACGAGTACGGCTTCGCGGTCGTCTTCATCACACACGACCTGTCGCTGCTCATGGAGATCTCCGACCGCATCGCGGTCATGTACGCCGGCAGGGTGGTGGAGACCGGAGCGGCCGGGGAACTGCACCGGGCGCCCCGTCATCCGTACACGCTCGGCCTGCTGCGTTCCTTCCCCAAGCTGCACGGGCCCCGCCAGGAACTGCTCAGCATCCCCGGCACGCCGCCGGACCTGAGGGCGCTGCCGTCCGGCTGCGCCTTCCACCCCCGCTGCCGGTCCGCTCTCGACGAGTGCTCCTCGACGCCTCCGCTCCTGCGTCCCGGCCCCGGGGGCGAGGTCGCCTGCCTGCTGAACGACGGGACCGGAGTGCCCGTCCCCACCGGACCGACGTCGGAGGTCGACTCATGAGCGGAGAGGTGGTGCTGGAGGGACGGAACCTGACCAAGAACTTCACGGCGGCCCGGGGCCCCAGAGGGAGGCTGGGCCGGCGCCCGCCGGTCCGCGCGGTGGAGGACGTGTCCCTGGCGCTGCGCGCCGGTTCGGTGACCGCGCTGGTGGGGGAGAGCGGCTGCGGCAAGAGCACGGTCGCGCGGCTGCTGGCGCAGGTCTACCCGGCGACCTCCGGGGAGGTGCTGCTGCGCGGCCGTCCCGTGCGCGCCCATCGCGGGTCCGGGTTCCGTGACTACCGCCGCCAGGTGCAGCTGATCTTCCAGGACCCCTTCGCGTCGCTCAACCCCTTCCACCGGGTCCGCTACCACCTGGCCAGGCCCCTGCGGATCCACGGTCACGTGCGCTCGGCCGCCGACGAGGCCGAGCAGGTGGCCGAGCTCCTCGAAAGGGTCAGCCTCACCCCGGTCGAGCAGTTCATGGACAAGCTTCCGCACGAGCTGTCGGGCGGGCAGCGCCAGCGGGTGGCGATCGCCAGGGCACTCGCCGTACGGCCGGCCGTGCTGATCGCCGACGAGCCGGTCTCCATGCTCGACGTGTCGATCCGGCTGGGAGTGCTCCGGCTGCTGGAGCGCCTGGCCGACGAGAGCGGTCTGGCCCTGCTGTACATCACCCATGACATCGCGAGCGCGCGCTACTTCGCCGAGGACATCACGGTGATGTACGCCGGGCGGCTCATCGAGCGTGGTCCGGGGGAGGTGCTCACCCAGGAGCCGGCGCATCCCTACACCCGCCTGCTCCTGTCGGCCGCCCCCGATCCGGACCGCGTGTCGCCACCGGAGATCCTCAGACGCGGCGAGCCCCCCAGCCTGGCCGATCCGCCGGGCGGCTGCCGCTTCCATCCCCGCTGTCCGATCGCCCTGCCGGTCTGCTCGGAGCGGACCCCGCCCCGCACCGATCTCGGCGACGGACGCTGGACCGAGTGCTGGCACTACGGGGACGGCTGAGGCGGGGTGCTCGGGTGCGGCGGATCGCCCAGCCGCCGCAGCCTGCCCAGCCGGTTGCGGACGCCCTCGAAGTGGGCGTGCACCGCGGCGATGGCCGCCGCCTTGTCCCCGGCCGCGACGGCGGCGTGGATGTCGCGGTGCCGCCGCACGACGTCGGCCGGGGACTCGTCGGGGCTCCCCAGGTTGTCGCGTAGCTGGTGGTAGACGTCCCAGAAGGCGCCGAGAAGCTGCCCGACCAGGGGGTTGCCCAGGGGGCGGTAGAGCACGTCGTGGAAGAGCCGGTCGGTGTCCGGTGAGACGTCTCCCACGAGGGCCTCGGCCTCCATCTGCTCCATCACGACGTCGACCGGGGACAGGTCGGCCTCCTGGTGCCGGTCGATCAGCCGCTGGACCAGGCCGGTCTCGAGGATCTCGCGGATCTCGATGAGGTGGCCGAGATCGTTCCGGCCGTCCTGCATCGTGATCCGGCCGTGGAAGGCCAGCTCGTCGACCAGGCCGCTCAGCGACATCCGGCCCACGAACATCCCGAAGCCGTGGCGGATGTCCACGATGCCGACGGCCTGCAGGGCCTTGAGCGCCTCCCGGACCGAGTTGCGGCTGATCCCGAGCTCCTCGATCAGCTCGGACTCGGTGGGCAGCGGGTCGCCGGCCGCGAGCCTGCGCCGCAGGATGATGTCCTTGACGGCCTCTTGGACCTCGACGGCGCGGCTGAGCCGGCCGCGGAACGGGCGGGGGGCTGTGGTCACGGTGTTCCCTTGTGATCGGCGGCCGGTGGCGGTGCCCCGTGCCGGGTGGCAGTCGTCGGTGGTGCGAGACCAGGTCCCCGGCTTGCTTCCGACCCGACAGCATACGACGCGATTCTCCGGTCGATGGCGTGGCGGAGCCGCTGGAGAGTGATCGCGACGAAACATTACGGAAACGTTCCCGCCAATTTCTGTTGACCAAATGGCGGCTAGCCCTTTACCGTCCACTCTAATACATAACGTAGGACGTAGGACGTCCTAGGAATTTCTCTCCCTGACCCCGACGCCTGTAGGAGGCACCGTGAGCGCCCCCCCATTCCGGCCCGCCCTCAGCCGCCGCGACTTCCTGCGCTACAGCGGAGCGGCGGGCGCGGCGGCGGCCATCGCGGCCTCCCTCTCCGCTTGTTCGGGCGGACCCGCCTCGACCGGCTCGGTCGGTGCCGGATCGGACAAGGACCTGGTCACCGCCGTCATCGGATACGGCAACGACCAGAGCTGGGACCCGACGCAGACCGCCTCCGCGTTCACGATGGCCGGCATCAGCCACATCTACGAGGGGCTGCTGGACACCGACCCGATCACGCGCGAGCCGTATCCCGCCCTGGCCACCGCCCTGCCGGCGGACCCGGCGGCCACCTCGTGGAAGTTCACCCTCCGCGAGGGCGCGAAGTGGCACGACGGCCGGCCGGTGACCGCCGACGACGTGGTCTTCACCTTCCAGCGGATCCTCGACCCGGCCGCGAACGTGCTCGTCGGCAACTTCTTCAAGGCATGGCTGCAGGAGGTCAAGAAGATCGACGACCGCAACGTCGAACTGGTCTTCAAGTTCCCGTTCCCCGACGCGGCGCCGCGGCTGACGATCGCCAAGATCATGCCCAAGCACGTCTTCGGCGCCCCCGGCGCCTGGGACGCGGCCAAGGGCGGCAAGACCTGCGGATCCGGCCCCTACAAGCAGACCGCGCACAATCCCAAGTCGAACACGACCTTCGAGGCGTTCGCCGACTACAACGGCCCGCGGCCGGCCACCGTCAAGAAGATGAACTGGCTGTCCATCGTCGACGCCGCGGCGCGGGTCGCCAAGATCTCCGGAGCCGCGGCCGAGGCGCAGATCGCCGACAACGTCCCCTACGCCAACATCGACCAGCTCGCCGCGTCAGGGCTGACCGTCGAGGGCGGCAAGGGCATGAACCACATGTTCCTCATGTTCAACACCGGTGCCAAACCCTTCGACGACGTGCGGGTACGGCAGGCGCTGCACTACGCGATCGACAAGCAGAAGATGATCCAGGTGGCGCTCAAGGGGCACGGCACCGCGTCGAGCTCCTTCCTCAACGAGGGACACCCCGACCACGCCAAGGCGGCCACCGTCTACGACTACGACCCGGACAAGGCCAAGGCGCTGCTCAAGGAGGCCGGGGCCGAGAACCTGACGGTCAACCTGATGGCGGTCAACCTGAGCTGGATCGTCGACTGCCTGCCGACCATCGCCGCCTCCTGGGAGGCGATCGGCGTCAAGACCACACTGGAGCCGCAGGACACCGCCGCGCTGTTCGCCAAGATGGACCAGTTCCAGGACTACCAGGTGGTCGCCGCCGCGTCGAACCCCAACCAGTTCGGCATGGACGCCGATCTGATCATGCACTACAACTACGTCCGCGGCGGCCTGTGGATGAAGTACAGCCACTGGGAGAGCAGCAAGGCGGCCAAGGATCTCTTCGAGATGATGGACAAGGCCACCGAGGAGCCGGGCAGGACGGAGAAGGCCGAGCTGATCCACAAGTACATCGACGTCATCGCCGAGCAGGCGGTGCTCTATCCGGTCGTGCACACCGAGTTGATGACCGCGTGGGATCCACGGAAACTCTCCGGAATCCGCCCGCAGCCGTACCCGGGCATCAACCTGCTGCAGGCCAAGCGCACCTGACCATGGCCGTCATCGCCAGGATGCTTCTCCGCCGCGTCCTCATCCTGATCCCGCTGCTGCTGGGCGTCGTCCTGTTCGTCTTCATCGTCATGCGGTTCTCGAACAGCAAGCCGGAGTACGCCTACTTCCAGGGTGCCAACCCGACCCCGGAACAGATCCACCGGTTCCAGGTCGAGAACGGCCTGCTGGACCCGCTGCCGCTGCGGTACGTGCACTTCGTCGGTGACCTGCTCCACGGTGACATGGGCACCAGCGTGCTCACCAAGGCCCCCGTGCTGGACTCGGTGCTCACCGCTCTGCCGCTGACCGTCCAGCTCACCTTCCTGGGGCTGGGGATCGCCGTGGTCGTCGCGCTGGTCCTCGGCGTCACCGCGGCGCTCTTCCGGGACCGCTGGCCCGACCAGGTGATCCGGGTGGTGTCGCTGGTCGGGGTGGCGGCCCCGGCCTTCTGGCTGGCGCTGCTGATGATCCAGTGGCTCGCGGTGGGTAAGGGGATCTTCCCGACCGGCGGGTACATCAACCCCGCCGACTCCCTCACCGGCTGGCTGAGGTCGATGACACTGCCCGCCCTGTCGCTGTCCCTCCCGGTGGCGGCCCAGCTCATCCGGATCATCCGCACCTCCATGGTCGAGGAACTGGACAGGGACTACGTCCGCACCGCGATCGGCAGTGGGCTCCCCCCGCTGGTGGTCGTCGGGCGCAACGTGCTGCGCAACGCCCTGATCAACCCGCTCACGGTGCTGGGCCTGCGGATCGGATACCTGCTCGGCGGCGCGGTGGTCATCGAGCAGATCTACTCCCTGCCAGGGATGGGACAACTCATGATCAACGCCGTACGTGACGGTGACCCGGCGGTGGTCCAGGGCGTGGTGCTGACCATCGCCGTCGGATTCATGGCCGTCAACCTGGCCGTCGACGTCCTCTACCTGCTGATCAACCCCCGGCTCAGGAGCGCCGCCTGATGCGAAAAGGACTGACCGGCGCGCTGGCCCGGCCCGGAGTCACCTTCACGAGGCTGTCCCCGCTGTCGTGGATCGCCCTGGGCGTTCTGGCGGCGGTCATTCTCGCCGCCCTGCTCGCCCCCCTGACGGCCCCGCACTCCCCGTACTTCCAGCAGGCCGCCGGCGGCGGCCCCTCCGCCGACCACTGGATGGGACTGGACAGCGCCAACCGCGACATCCTGAGCCGGCTGATGTACGGGGCGCGCTGGTCGCTCCTCATCGGGCTGGGGGCGACCGGCCTGGCGCTGGTGGCCGGGGCCGTCATCGGCGCCGTCGCCGCCACCTCCCGCAGGTGGGTCGACGAGACGATCATGCGGGTCCTCGACGTCATCATGGCCTTCCCCGGGATCGCGCTGGCCGCGGTGCTGGTGGCGGTCTTCGGCGGCGGGGTCTCGGTGCTGGTGATCGCGATCGGCTTCCTGTACATGCCGTCGGTGGCCCGGGTGGTCCGGGCCAACGTGCTGGCGCAGTACGGGGAGGACTACGTGGCGGCCGAGAGGATCATCGGCGCCCGGACCCCCCACATCCTGCTCAGGCACGTGGCCGTCAACTGCGCGGCGCCGGTGCTGGTGTTCTGCACGGTGATGGTCGCCGACGCCATCGTCTTCGAGGCGTCGCTGTCCTTCATCGGCGCCGGGGTCCGGCCACCCGACCCGTCCTGGGGCAGCGTCATCGCCGACGGCAGGAACATGGTGCTGCTCGGAGGCTGGTGGGCCACCGTGTTCCCCGGCCTGCTGATCCTGATCACGGTGCTCTCGCTGAACATCCTGTCCGAGGGGGTGTCCGACGCCTGGGCGGCGCCGGCGGCACGCCGGCCGGCCGACGCGGAGAAGCCCGCCGAGGTGGACGCGCTGGAGCAGGCCCGGCCGGGCACCGGGGAGGTCACCGAACTGCCGGGACTGGCAGAGGCGGCCCGCCGCCTGGCCGGACGCGCCCGCCCGCTGCCCACCGGCGAGCCGGTCCTGCGGGTGACCGATCTGGCCATCGGCTTCGACGGCCGGCACGACGGCGTGGACATCGTCGACGGGATCTCCTTCGACGTCCGTCCGGGAGAGGTGCTCGGGCTGGTCGGCGAATCCGGGTGCGGGAAGTCGCTCACCGCGCTGACCGTCATGGGCCTGCAGCCGCGCGGAGCCCGGATCCGCGGCGAGATCGGCTTC harbors:
- a CDS encoding ABC transporter substrate-binding protein, translated to MSAPPFRPALSRRDFLRYSGAAGAAAAIAASLSACSGGPASTGSVGAGSDKDLVTAVIGYGNDQSWDPTQTASAFTMAGISHIYEGLLDTDPITREPYPALATALPADPAATSWKFTLREGAKWHDGRPVTADDVVFTFQRILDPAANVLVGNFFKAWLQEVKKIDDRNVELVFKFPFPDAAPRLTIAKIMPKHVFGAPGAWDAAKGGKTCGSGPYKQTAHNPKSNTTFEAFADYNGPRPATVKKMNWLSIVDAAARVAKISGAAAEAQIADNVPYANIDQLAASGLTVEGGKGMNHMFLMFNTGAKPFDDVRVRQALHYAIDKQKMIQVALKGHGTASSSFLNEGHPDHAKAATVYDYDPDKAKALLKEAGAENLTVNLMAVNLSWIVDCLPTIAASWEAIGVKTTLEPQDTAALFAKMDQFQDYQVVAAASNPNQFGMDADLIMHYNYVRGGLWMKYSHWESSKAAKDLFEMMDKATEEPGRTEKAELIHKYIDVIAEQAVLYPVVHTELMTAWDPRKLSGIRPQPYPGINLLQAKRT
- a CDS encoding ABC transporter permease, which produces MLLRRVLILIPLLLGVVLFVFIVMRFSNSKPEYAYFQGANPTPEQIHRFQVENGLLDPLPLRYVHFVGDLLHGDMGTSVLTKAPVLDSVLTALPLTVQLTFLGLGIAVVVALVLGVTAALFRDRWPDQVIRVVSLVGVAAPAFWLALLMIQWLAVGKGIFPTGGYINPADSLTGWLRSMTLPALSLSLPVAAQLIRIIRTSMVEELDRDYVRTAIGSGLPPLVVVGRNVLRNALINPLTVLGLRIGYLLGGAVVIEQIYSLPGMGQLMINAVRDGDPAVVQGVVLTIAVGFMAVNLAVDVLYLLINPRLRSAA
- a CDS encoding dipeptide/oligopeptide/nickel ABC transporter permease/ATP-binding protein, whose protein sequence is MRKGLTGALARPGVTFTRLSPLSWIALGVLAAVILAALLAPLTAPHSPYFQQAAGGGPSADHWMGLDSANRDILSRLMYGARWSLLIGLGATGLALVAGAVIGAVAATSRRWVDETIMRVLDVIMAFPGIALAAVLVAVFGGGVSVLVIAIGFLYMPSVARVVRANVLAQYGEDYVAAERIIGARTPHILLRHVAVNCAAPVLVFCTVMVADAIVFEASLSFIGAGVRPPDPSWGSVIADGRNMVLLGGWWATVFPGLLILITVLSLNILSEGVSDAWAAPAARRPADAEKPAEVDALEQARPGTGEVTELPGLAEAARRLAGRARPLPTGEPVLRVTDLAIGFDGRHDGVDIVDGISFDVRPGEVLGLVGESGCGKSLTALTVMGLQPRGARIRGEIGFDGKDLLRLSPPARRRLLGHDMAMVYQDALSSLNPAMTIKAQLKQVTRRGGRRSAAELLELVGLDPERTLPSYPHELSGGQRQRVLIAMALSRSPKLIIADEPTTALDVTVQAQVIELLLRLRSELGFALVLVSHDLALVADVTDRVVVMYGGQIVETGVTATLVGAPAHHYARGLLGSVLSLESGAQRLTQIRGVVPSPAGFPAGCRFADRCPMATDVCRTDAPRLEGDVHRHSVACHHPAVEITTPVFAGKETR